A stretch of Roseibium porphyridii DNA encodes these proteins:
- a CDS encoding AraC family transcriptional regulator, producing MAIHPELSEFPVGAVSGPLIGYANNAPAGIGHNGWHSHDSAQLFHVVKGSIAIDTEMGTFFAPPERAVWLPPRVEHQTRYLTETEIRYVYVQLDYARDLPTTPQVIQVTTLLRALILEFMSYPRSETEGGPAGRLAAVILDQLKMLPAAPLQLPMPQDARLRDLCEAVVRCPAHIPSLEEAAGRCATSVRSFERRIKTETGLNYRTWCRQVKLFRALELLAAGRSVSDVSHKLGYEGPSAFVSTFKKAFGVTPGRYFGDLSGD from the coding sequence ATGGCCATTCATCCGGAGTTGTCAGAGTTTCCGGTGGGAGCTGTTTCGGGTCCGCTCATTGGTTATGCCAACAACGCCCCCGCCGGCATAGGTCACAATGGCTGGCATTCGCACGACAGCGCGCAATTGTTTCACGTGGTCAAGGGATCGATTGCAATCGACACCGAGATGGGCACGTTCTTTGCGCCTCCAGAGCGTGCGGTCTGGTTGCCTCCACGTGTGGAGCATCAGACGAGATACCTCACCGAGACCGAGATACGGTATGTTTATGTTCAACTTGATTACGCAAGAGATCTGCCGACCACACCTCAGGTGATACAGGTGACCACGCTGCTCAGAGCCTTGATTTTGGAGTTCATGTCCTACCCGAGATCTGAAACCGAAGGCGGTCCGGCGGGCCGACTGGCAGCGGTGATTTTGGATCAACTCAAGATGCTGCCGGCCGCCCCCTTGCAGTTGCCGATGCCGCAGGACGCAAGGCTTCGGGATTTGTGTGAGGCGGTGGTCCGTTGCCCGGCGCATATTCCTTCGCTTGAAGAAGCTGCCGGCCGTTGCGCCACATCCGTTCGCTCTTTTGAAAGGCGGATCAAGACAGAGACCGGCTTGAATTACCGGACCTGGTGCCGTCAGGTGAAGCTGTTCAGAGCGCTCGAATTGCTTGCTGCAGGGCGCAGCGTCTCAGATGTTTCGCATAAACTCGGCTATGAAGGGCCGAGTGCATTCGTTTCAACATTCAAGAAAGCTTTCGGGGTAACGCCGGGCCGCTATTTTGGGGACCTTTCAGGGGATTGA
- a CDS encoding universal stress protein, giving the protein MFKKILVPVDPGEPAFAEQALAKAAQMARDYGSKIHLMAVCPEVQSFVASQLPDGWQEREFKETATVLEQIGSKLDVPEGTIDLMVRMGSVYHEVIEEATKSDCDLILMTSHKPGLSTYFIGSNAAHIVRHAPCSVLVLRSS; this is encoded by the coding sequence ATGTTCAAGAAAATCCTCGTTCCCGTCGATCCCGGCGAACCCGCATTTGCAGAGCAAGCGCTTGCAAAAGCTGCACAAATGGCGCGCGACTATGGTTCCAAGATCCACTTGATGGCGGTCTGTCCGGAAGTGCAGAGCTTTGTTGCCAGTCAGCTCCCGGATGGCTGGCAGGAGAGAGAATTCAAGGAAACTGCAACGGTACTTGAGCAGATCGGTTCGAAACTGGATGTCCCGGAAGGAACAATCGACCTGATGGTTCGAATGGGGTCCGTCTATCATGAGGTGATTGAAGAGGCGACGAAGTCGGACTGCGATCTCATTTTGATGACGTCGCACAAGCCTGGCTTGTCAACATACTTCATCGGTTCCAACGCAGCACACATCGTCCGTCATGCGCCATGTTCGGTGCTGGTTTTGCGCAGCAGCTGA
- a CDS encoding diguanylate cyclase produces MRMRSAFRYSITAKLLGIVAICVGFVVAASGVGVYQIRKIGQEIEFIAEAEVPLTDAIGHVTAHRLEQTFLVERLMRMSLIGIEGREVGSEEERAQTEARLLYLGGKITSEFADVAEIAEQGISLASTEAQVTEFQTVLKTIRAISQEHEDYSVAISKILSKSKRGNSLEAENLLQQVSGTHSKFNMELEQLLFRVQALAESAAKAAAKHEQNAIRFTILISLGAAGFSVLLAMWLGRWAIGVPLLEVVNALRRLSRNDFDAELPVDRNDEIGDIGRAFKAFKAHLIRVKEQERIEIERQTELTREIRLLSELNEWLQSSSSLDELFEMVSLFMTKLLPSSAGAVYVYSNSRDVLDGACTWNGGILEAHIRPNSCWGLRRGRPYIYGDNEVSFRCSHVAPDLEDDVYLCLPILAHGETVGLMHLSPAAGASDEDFLSQRKLAQMAAEQVSLAIANTRMRDELHNKSIRDPLTGLFNRRHFIDVLRSGLERSQHNGQPISLVSIDVDHFKKFNDNYGHDAGDMVLRAVGSTLEEVCDGDQMPCRLGGEEFMVLLPETSLSHAEDVAEMVRVAIEKIVVRYGEKSLPKITVSCGVAGYPDHGRIPQDLMKSADDALYLSKDNGRNRVTVARSDFDETEDDLELLREDAAQDQETVAMKQGDVAHKENAA; encoded by the coding sequence ATGCGCATGCGTTCGGCTTTTCGTTATTCAATCACCGCCAAATTGTTGGGTATTGTCGCGATCTGTGTCGGGTTTGTTGTCGCCGCGTCGGGTGTTGGCGTCTATCAAATCCGGAAAATCGGCCAGGAAATCGAGTTCATCGCAGAAGCCGAGGTTCCGCTGACGGATGCAATCGGTCACGTTACGGCCCACAGGCTTGAGCAGACATTTCTTGTCGAACGTCTGATGAGAATGAGTTTGATTGGCATTGAAGGCCGGGAAGTCGGAAGCGAAGAGGAACGGGCCCAGACAGAAGCCAGGCTCCTCTACCTGGGTGGGAAGATAACCAGCGAATTCGCCGACGTTGCCGAAATTGCCGAGCAAGGCATTTCACTTGCGAGCACAGAGGCACAGGTCACGGAATTTCAAACCGTTCTGAAAACCATCAGAGCGATCAGTCAAGAGCATGAAGACTACTCCGTTGCGATTTCCAAAATACTGAGCAAGTCCAAACGAGGTAACAGCCTTGAAGCGGAGAACCTGCTGCAGCAGGTGAGCGGAACTCATTCCAAGTTCAATATGGAACTGGAACAACTTTTGTTCCGCGTGCAGGCGCTTGCCGAAAGCGCAGCAAAAGCGGCGGCTAAGCACGAGCAGAATGCCATACGTTTCACAATTCTGATTTCGTTGGGCGCGGCCGGATTTTCCGTCCTGTTGGCAATGTGGCTCGGAAGGTGGGCAATTGGTGTGCCTTTGCTTGAAGTCGTGAATGCCCTTCGCCGACTTTCCAGAAATGACTTTGACGCTGAATTGCCCGTGGACCGGAATGATGAAATCGGGGATATCGGCCGCGCTTTCAAGGCTTTCAAGGCGCATCTGATCAGAGTCAAGGAACAGGAACGCATTGAGATTGAAAGACAGACGGAGCTGACGCGGGAAATTCGCCTTTTGTCCGAGCTGAACGAATGGCTGCAGTCGAGCAGCTCGCTGGACGAGCTGTTTGAAATGGTCAGCCTGTTCATGACCAAATTGCTGCCGAGCAGTGCGGGCGCCGTCTATGTTTACTCAAACTCGCGCGATGTGCTGGACGGAGCTTGTACCTGGAATGGCGGTATCCTGGAAGCGCATATTCGCCCCAACTCCTGCTGGGGACTGCGTCGTGGCAGGCCCTATATCTACGGCGACAACGAAGTCAGTTTCCGCTGTAGCCACGTCGCTCCAGATCTTGAAGACGATGTGTATCTTTGCTTGCCGATCCTGGCACATGGAGAAACCGTTGGTTTGATGCATCTTTCTCCGGCTGCTGGCGCTAGCGATGAGGACTTTCTATCTCAGCGTAAACTTGCCCAGATGGCCGCAGAGCAAGTGAGTCTTGCAATCGCGAATACGCGCATGCGCGATGAACTTCACAACAAGTCGATAAGAGATCCTTTGACAGGCCTCTTCAACAGGCGGCATTTCATTGATGTGTTGAGATCAGGGCTTGAACGCTCTCAGCACAATGGACAACCGATCTCACTGGTTTCGATTGACGTCGATCACTTCAAGAAATTCAACGACAACTATGGTCACGATGCAGGTGACATGGTGTTGCGTGCGGTTGGATCGACGTTGGAAGAAGTCTGTGATGGCGATCAAATGCCGTGCCGTTTGGGCGGTGAGGAATTCATGGTTCTTCTTCCCGAGACATCCCTGTCTCACGCCGAAGACGTTGCCGAAATGGTCCGGGTTGCTATTGAAAAAATCGTGGTGCGTTACGGCGAAAAAAGCCTGCCGAAAATCACGGTTTCATGCGGTGTTGCGGGGTATCCAGACCATGGGCGCATACCTCAGGATCTTATGAAGTCCGCAGATGATGCCTTGTACCTTTCCAAAGACAATGGCCGGAACCGTGTCACGGTCGCCAGATCTGATTTTGATGAAACGGAAGACGATCTTGAGCTCCTGAGGGAAGATGCTGCACAAGATCAGGAGACCGTTGCAATGAAACAAGGCGATGTCGCACACAAGGAAAATGCTGCCTAG
- a CDS encoding vWA domain-containing protein: MFINFFSELKAAGVPVSLREYLTLMEALDNDLAEKSVEDFYYLARLCLVKDEGNLDKFDRVFGHVFKGLDLLSEVPSEDIPEEWLRRLAEKHLSEEEKAQIEALGGFDKLMETLRERLKEQQKRHQGGNKWIGTAGTSPFGAYGYNPEGVRIGQHESRHRRAVKVWDKRDFKDLDDNQLLGTRNIQVALKRLRNFARTGAADELDLDDTIRSTAHKGLLDIKMRPERHNAVKVLLFFDIGGSMDDHIRVCEELFSAARSEFKVMEHFYFHNCLYEYVWKENRRRHTERIPTMDVLHKYPADYKIIFVGDASMSPYEIAYPGGSVEHWNEEAGATWMQRVTGLYKSAVWLNPVREEHWTYTHSIQMLNELMESRMFPMTVEGLSEAMKELAR; the protein is encoded by the coding sequence ATGTTCATCAATTTCTTTTCTGAGCTGAAAGCTGCCGGCGTTCCGGTTTCCTTGCGGGAATATCTCACGCTCATGGAAGCATTGGACAATGATCTTGCGGAAAAAAGCGTCGAAGACTTCTACTATCTGGCGCGCCTTTGCCTGGTGAAGGATGAAGGCAACCTGGATAAGTTTGATCGCGTTTTTGGACACGTCTTCAAAGGTCTTGATCTTCTGAGCGAGGTTCCCTCTGAAGACATTCCCGAAGAATGGCTCCGCCGCCTGGCAGAAAAGCACCTGAGCGAAGAAGAGAAAGCGCAGATCGAAGCCTTGGGTGGTTTCGACAAATTGATGGAAACTCTGCGCGAACGCCTGAAAGAGCAACAAAAGCGCCATCAGGGCGGAAACAAATGGATCGGCACCGCCGGCACGTCGCCCTTTGGCGCTTATGGTTACAATCCCGAAGGGGTGCGCATCGGTCAGCACGAAAGTCGGCACCGGCGTGCGGTCAAGGTCTGGGACAAGAGAGACTTCAAGGATCTGGATGACAACCAGCTCCTCGGCACACGAAACATTCAAGTCGCCCTGAAACGCCTGCGCAATTTTGCAAGAACAGGCGCGGCAGATGAGCTTGATCTCGATGACACTATCCGGTCTACCGCACATAAAGGGCTTTTGGACATTAAGATGCGTCCGGAACGGCACAATGCAGTCAAAGTGCTTTTGTTCTTCGATATCGGCGGTTCGATGGACGACCACATCAGGGTTTGCGAAGAACTGTTTTCAGCGGCGCGGTCTGAATTCAAGGTCATGGAGCATTTCTATTTCCACAATTGCCTCTATGAATATGTCTGGAAAGAAAATCGCCGCCGCCACACGGAACGCATTCCAACCATGGATGTGCTGCACAAATATCCGGCCGACTACAAGATCATCTTTGTCGGCGATGCATCGATGAGCCCTTATGAAATTGCCTATCCGGGAGGGTCTGTCGAGCATTGGAATGAAGAAGCCGGGGCGACATGGATGCAGCGCGTGACAGGCCTCTACAAAAGTGCAGTGTGGTTGAACCCCGTGCGCGAAGAACATTGGACCTACACACATTCCATACAAATGCTGAACGAACTCATGGAAAGTCGCATGTTCCCGATGACCGTCGAGGGTCTCTCGGAGGCCATGAAGGAATTGGCGCGTTGA
- a CDS encoding YcjF family protein: protein MTGTPPPAGRRPTAFRLDDRKVRLTDDEDKMPSADEALITQAFLEDDEPRLPRTASTPKSGFKFGKWLIIGLSGLVSLTIGLAVDSLIRDLFARTDWLGWLGVALATLAALGLLGLALREVAGLMRLGKIDKLRERLSEAAENDNASAATSGLKELLALYRDRPETAQGRKALAGHMREVIDGRDLIKLAERDLLGPLDLEARRIVMNSAKRVSIVTAVSPRALVDLLAVLFENLRTIRRLSALYGGRPGTLGFLRLARQVLTHLAVTGGMAAGDSLASQVLGHGLAARLSARLGEGVVNGLLTARIGIAAIDVCRPAPFVSGTGPSISDFMGELVSLAKKEDPQDTN from the coding sequence ATGACCGGAACCCCTCCCCCTGCTGGACGTCGTCCGACAGCGTTTCGACTTGACGACCGCAAGGTTCGCCTGACCGACGACGAAGACAAAATGCCTTCAGCTGACGAGGCACTCATTACCCAGGCCTTTCTGGAAGACGACGAACCGCGCCTGCCACGTACTGCCAGCACACCCAAGTCCGGCTTCAAATTCGGCAAGTGGCTGATAATCGGGCTGTCCGGCCTCGTATCGCTGACAATCGGTCTGGCTGTCGATAGTCTGATCCGGGATCTTTTTGCCCGCACTGACTGGCTGGGATGGCTGGGCGTTGCACTCGCAACGCTTGCCGCACTCGGTTTGTTGGGGTTGGCTTTGCGTGAAGTCGCCGGACTGATGCGCCTTGGAAAAATCGACAAGTTGCGTGAAAGACTGTCCGAAGCTGCTGAAAACGACAATGCCAGCGCCGCGACAAGTGGACTGAAAGAACTCTTGGCTCTTTATCGCGACAGACCGGAAACGGCGCAGGGTCGCAAGGCTCTGGCCGGTCACATGCGTGAAGTGATCGATGGCCGGGACCTGATCAAACTTGCGGAGCGGGACCTCTTAGGTCCGCTCGACCTCGAAGCAAGGCGTATTGTGATGAACAGCGCCAAACGGGTGTCCATCGTCACGGCCGTCAGCCCACGCGCGCTGGTCGACCTCCTTGCAGTCCTTTTTGAAAATCTGAGAACCATACGCCGCCTCTCTGCACTTTATGGCGGACGCCCTGGAACACTCGGCTTCCTGCGCTTGGCAAGGCAGGTTCTCACGCACCTTGCGGTGACAGGAGGCATGGCGGCTGGCGACAGCCTGGCCTCGCAGGTTCTCGGTCACGGACTGGCCGCGCGCTTGTCCGCACGGCTCGGCGAAGGTGTCGTAAACGGGCTCCTGACTGCTCGCATCGGCATCGCGGCAATCGATGTCTGCAGACCTGCACCTTTCGTCTCCGGAACCGGACCTTCAATTTCCGACTTCATGGGTGAATTGGTGTCTCTGGCAAAAAAGGAAGACCCACAAGACACCAACTAG
- a CDS encoding YcjX family protein — protein sequence MNPLTTLTEESRLTLANLADAATDLAVPSVRLGVTGLARSGKTVFLTALVHNLVHGGRLPVFSAAAGHRMTGARLQPQPDDAVPRFDYEAHVRALVDDRVWPDSTRQVAELRLTIDYESASYFYRKLGPGRLHVDLIDYPGEWLLDLPLLNKDYATFSAEALQRARATNRIEIASPFLEVVGKMSPDTEENEPAAQELSAAFKSYLAGCRADTHALSMLPPGRFLMPGDLDGSPALTFAPLDFPADAGAARTGTLRSMMERRYEAYKAHVVRPFFRNHFARLDRQIVLVDVLNALNAGPDAVADLEVALSEVLGAFRPGKRSWLSSILTRRIDRILFAATKADHLHSSDHDRLEAILKRLVSRAEEKARFKGAEVDVLAMAAVRATREATVKHRGEALPAILGTPLPGERLNGDTYDGRTEIAMFPGDLPQDPESLFDKDESLHEGVRPSFQSAQADLQFLRFRPPELDTTAEGLTLSLPHIRLDRALEFLIGDRLA from the coding sequence TTGAACCCATTGACCACATTGACGGAGGAATCCCGTCTTACCTTGGCCAACCTGGCGGATGCTGCAACCGATCTTGCAGTTCCAAGCGTAAGGCTCGGGGTGACCGGACTTGCCCGCTCGGGCAAAACAGTTTTCCTGACGGCTCTTGTCCACAATCTGGTCCACGGCGGCCGGCTTCCTGTCTTCAGCGCAGCTGCCGGACACAGGATGACCGGTGCCCGCCTGCAGCCGCAACCCGATGACGCAGTTCCACGCTTCGACTACGAAGCCCACGTGCGCGCCCTGGTCGATGATCGGGTCTGGCCGGATTCGACTCGGCAAGTTGCTGAGCTTCGGCTGACAATAGACTATGAGAGCGCGTCCTATTTCTATCGCAAGCTGGGTCCAGGTCGCCTGCATGTCGATTTGATCGACTATCCCGGTGAATGGCTGCTGGATCTGCCGCTGCTGAACAAGGATTACGCCACTTTTTCGGCAGAAGCCTTACAGCGCGCCCGCGCAACAAACCGCATTGAAATCGCGTCTCCTTTTCTGGAAGTCGTCGGCAAAATGTCACCCGACACGGAGGAAAACGAACCGGCAGCCCAGGAACTCTCTGCGGCATTCAAGAGTTACCTTGCCGGATGCAGAGCCGACACGCACGCTCTTTCCATGCTGCCGCCAGGACGCTTCCTCATGCCCGGCGATCTGGACGGCTCCCCAGCCCTGACCTTTGCACCATTGGACTTTCCCGCAGACGCCGGTGCAGCGCGGACCGGCACGTTGCGTTCTATGATGGAGCGGCGTTATGAGGCCTACAAAGCCCATGTCGTTCGCCCCTTTTTCCGCAACCACTTCGCCCGACTGGATCGCCAGATCGTGCTTGTCGATGTTTTGAACGCCCTTAATGCCGGTCCAGACGCGGTGGCAGATCTAGAGGTCGCGCTCAGCGAAGTGCTTGGCGCTTTCAGGCCAGGCAAGCGAAGTTGGCTGTCGTCAATCCTAACGCGCCGCATCGACCGGATCTTGTTTGCCGCAACCAAAGCGGATCACCTTCACAGCTCAGACCACGACCGGCTCGAGGCAATTTTGAAGAGGCTGGTCTCAAGGGCTGAAGAAAAAGCCAGGTTTAAAGGCGCTGAAGTCGACGTCCTGGCCATGGCTGCAGTGCGCGCGACACGCGAAGCCACGGTCAAACACCGCGGCGAGGCATTACCTGCTATTTTGGGAACACCCCTGCCTGGCGAGCGATTGAACGGAGACACCTATGACGGCAGAACCGAAATCGCGATGTTTCCCGGAGACTTACCCCAGGATCCTGAATCACTTTTTGACAAAGATGAATCACTGCATGAAGGGGTTCGACCAAGCTTTCAATCTGCTCAGGCAGATCTTCAGTTTCTGAGATTCAGACCACCGGAGCTGGACACGACGGCAGAGGGTCTCACCTTGTCGCTTCCGCATATTCGATTGGACCGTGCCCTGGAATTCCTGATCGGAGATCGACTCGCATGA
- a CDS encoding SixA phosphatase family protein — translation MRLLLLRHAKSDWGDDDLEDIDRPLNSRGKAAAMKMGRYLQQNGLLPNQIMCSTSQRTRETLSRVLQFLPQEAQIHLISDLYRQSEDDYTPLIRKYGGRAQNLMVIGHNPATEDTALSLTGTAAPEALADLEEKYPTAALSVLDFDIADWSELGPKTGHLERFVKPRDLKDEPD, via the coding sequence ATGCGGCTACTTCTTCTCAGACATGCAAAGTCGGACTGGGGCGACGACGATCTGGAGGATATTGATCGTCCGCTAAACAGCCGCGGCAAGGCTGCAGCCATGAAAATGGGCCGCTATCTTCAACAAAACGGCCTTCTGCCCAATCAGATTATGTGCTCAACGTCGCAGCGCACTCGAGAAACACTTTCACGCGTTCTGCAGTTTTTGCCGCAGGAAGCGCAGATCCACCTCATCTCGGATCTCTACCGACAAAGCGAAGACGACTACACGCCGCTGATACGCAAGTATGGCGGCAGAGCGCAAAACCTGATGGTCATCGGTCACAATCCAGCCACCGAGGACACAGCCCTCAGTTTGACAGGCACGGCAGCGCCAGAGGCTTTGGCTGATCTTGAAGAAAAATATCCGACCGCAGCGCTCTCTGTTCTGGACTTTGATATTGCCGACTGGTCAGAGTTGGGGCCGAAAACCGGTCACCTGGAACGATTTGTCAAACCGAGAGACCTCAAGGACGAACCAGATTAG
- a CDS encoding AAA family ATPase has protein sequence MRFEGTENYVATEDLRIAVNAAIALERPLLIKGEPGTGKTVLAQQVAASLNTPLIEWHVKSTTKAQQGLYEYDAVSRLRDSQLGDERVKDINNYIRRGKLWDAFEAPEKPVLLIDEVDKADIEFPNDLLLELDRMEFHVYETGETVRARQRPVVIITSNNEKDLPDAFLRRCFFHFIKFPDAETMTDIVEVHFPGIKQRLLSEALRLFYDVRDVPGLKKKPSTSELIDWIKLLLNEDIDPETLRQQDSSKLIPPLHGALLKNEQDVHLFERLAFMARRERS, from the coding sequence ATGCGCTTTGAGGGAACTGAAAACTACGTCGCGACCGAGGATCTGAGGATCGCGGTCAATGCTGCGATAGCACTTGAACGGCCACTCCTGATCAAAGGTGAGCCGGGAACCGGCAAGACCGTCCTCGCACAGCAGGTGGCGGCAAGTCTCAACACGCCCTTGATAGAATGGCACGTCAAATCGACAACCAAGGCTCAGCAGGGTCTTTACGAATACGACGCAGTGTCGCGATTGCGCGACAGCCAACTTGGGGACGAGCGGGTCAAGGACATCAATAATTACATTCGAAGGGGCAAACTCTGGGATGCCTTTGAAGCGCCTGAAAAACCCGTGCTGTTGATTGACGAGGTCGACAAAGCAGATATCGAGTTCCCGAACGATTTGCTCCTCGAACTCGATCGGATGGAATTTCACGTCTATGAGACAGGCGAAACGGTTCGTGCCAGGCAGCGTCCGGTCGTGATCATCACTTCCAACAATGAAAAAGACCTGCCGGACGCCTTTCTTCGCCGGTGCTTTTTCCATTTCATCAAGTTCCCGGACGCCGAAACCATGACCGATATCGTCGAGGTTCATTTTCCAGGCATCAAGCAGCGCTTGTTATCGGAAGCCTTGCGTCTCTTTTATGATGTGCGGGACGTGCCGGGACTAAAGAAAAAGCCATCCACTTCCGAACTGATCGACTGGATCAAATTGCTGCTAAATGAAGACATTGATCCGGAAACCCTTCGTCAACAAGATAGCTCCAAACTGATACCACCGCTGCACGGCGCACTTTTGAAGAACGAACAGGACGTGCATCTATTCGAGCGTCTTGCCTTCATGGCACGGCGCGAACGATCCTAG
- a CDS encoding flagellar hook protein FlgE translates to MGIYGAINSAVSGLAAQATALENISGNVANSQTTGFKRLDTTFSDLVSGGGATQAAQVSGTTFATSRATNTVQGDITSVDVDTYMAINGEGYFVVTQASDVVDGSTTFADETYYTRAGDFERDKEGYLINASGYYLQGFPLDPDTGNAIGDNPTVVRIENQPLSASATTTVEYQANLPRIPDTTDYDGTTDASALLDAGVGTSDIAVADEQDFLDTSVSGGSITIYNENGTAMNVEVRYAKTANYNSTGPVFDEWTMYIGSGGDATNAWYDVGDVTFDTTGELNGMTAGSIGTVNGTSDGFTIASLNIGGTTAANVEFSFANGSLTQYSDPDGTTSSVSLDQDGYPAGELTGVAVDESGRVIASYSNSQQRAVYEIPLATFEAEQNLRRVDGAGFAATTSSGEADLTGGGQILAKKLELSNADIADEFSKLIVTQQAYSANSRIVTSADEMLDSALNMVR, encoded by the coding sequence ATGGGTATTTATGGGGCTATCAACTCAGCCGTTTCCGGACTGGCTGCGCAGGCAACAGCACTGGAAAACATTTCCGGTAATGTTGCCAACTCGCAGACCACCGGTTTCAAGCGGTTGGATACTACCTTCTCCGATCTTGTGTCCGGTGGCGGTGCCACGCAGGCTGCGCAGGTTTCCGGTACGACCTTTGCCACATCGCGCGCAACCAACACAGTGCAGGGCGATATCACGTCTGTCGATGTGGACACCTACATGGCGATTAACGGCGAAGGCTACTTTGTCGTGACGCAGGCATCGGATGTTGTCGATGGGTCGACAACCTTTGCCGATGAGACCTATTACACCCGCGCGGGCGACTTCGAGCGGGATAAGGAAGGTTATCTGATCAATGCGTCAGGCTATTACCTTCAGGGTTTCCCGCTTGATCCGGACACTGGCAATGCCATTGGCGACAATCCAACAGTTGTCCGAATCGAGAATCAGCCGCTATCGGCATCTGCGACAACCACCGTTGAATATCAAGCCAACCTTCCGCGCATTCCGGACACGACCGACTATGACGGCACTACTGATGCGTCCGCCCTTTTGGATGCAGGTGTCGGTACCAGTGACATTGCTGTGGCGGATGAGCAAGACTTTCTCGATACTTCCGTTTCTGGCGGTTCGATTACCATTTATAATGAAAATGGTACTGCGATGAATGTCGAAGTTCGCTATGCAAAAACGGCGAACTACAACTCAACCGGTCCGGTCTTTGATGAGTGGACGATGTATATCGGTTCCGGAGGCGATGCGACCAACGCCTGGTACGACGTAGGTGATGTCACCTTCGATACAACAGGTGAGCTGAACGGTATGACAGCTGGCTCTATCGGCACTGTCAACGGTACCAGCGACGGCTTCACAATTGCGTCTCTCAATATCGGCGGAACGACTGCAGCGAATGTTGAGTTCTCCTTCGCTAATGGGTCGTTGACGCAATATTCAGATCCCGATGGAACGACGAGTTCTGTGTCCCTCGATCAGGACGGCTATCCTGCCGGTGAACTGACCGGCGTTGCGGTGGACGAATCCGGCCGCGTTATCGCCAGTTACTCCAACAGTCAGCAACGCGCGGTTTATGAAATCCCATTAGCGACTTTCGAAGCTGAACAGAACCTTCGGCGTGTCGACGGTGCCGGTTTTGCCGCCACAACGTCCTCCGGCGAGGCAGACTTGACCGGTGGTGGTCAGATCCTGGCCAAAAAACTCGAACTTTCCAATGCCGACATTGCCGATGAATTCTCGAAGCTGATCGTTACTCAGCAGGCCTATTCGGCAAATTCGCGGATTGTTACGTCCGCGGACGAGATGTTGGACAGCGCGCTCAACATGGTCCGGTAA